The genomic segment CCCAATGGCGGCGAGGATGCGCTGTGCCACTGTCGCCTTGCCGCGGAAGTGCTTTTTAACACCACGCAGTTCGAAGAATGGTTCGGTCATAGCGCGTGGCCCTCTGGCACGGGATTGTGGCACCGATAGCTCTGCCCAGTGCGCGTGACCTGCGGCAGGGGATCGATCTCGGCGCATAGGGGCAGGGCGCGCTCGCAGCGCGGCCGGAACGGGCATCCGCTCGGGCGCGCGTCGATGCTGGGGGCCGCACCATTAATCTGCTTCAACCGCTCGCCGGGCGCGACCGTCGTGGCTGAGGAGCCAAGCAGACCAAGCGTGTAGGGATGGCGGGGACGATCAAGAACGTCGTCGACGGTGCCCGTTTCGACGATCCGCCCGGCGTACATGACAGCGACCCGGTCGGCGAGTTCCGCGACGACGGCGAGATCGTGGGTGATCCAGAGAACCGCCGTGCCGGTCTCGCTGCTGAGCTTTTGAACCTCGAACAGGATCTGGCTCTGGATCGTGACGTCGAGGGCCGTCGTCGGTTCATCGGCGATGATCAGATCGGGCTTGTTCAGAAGCGCGGTCGCAATCGCCACCCGCTGGCGCATGCCGCCCGAGAACTCGTGCGGATACTGCTTCAGGCGCGCCTCGGGTGAGGAGATGCCGACCCGCGACAAGGCGCGCGAGGCCTCTGCCATGGCCTCTTGCCGGCTGCACGGGCGGTGCTCGAGAATGGCCTCACCCATCTGCTCGCCGATGGTGAGGACCGGATTGAGGGTCATCAGCGGATCCTGAAAGATCATCGCGATGCGATCGCCCCGCAGAGCCCGCAGGCGCTCCTCGGGGGCCCGGCGTAAATCCTCTCCTTTGAACAAGACATCGCCGGACACGATCTCGCCCGGGGCATCGATCAGCTGGACCAGCGAGAAGCCGGTCACTGACTTGCCGGAGCCGGACTCTCCGACGAGTCCCACGATTTCGCCGGGGTGCACGACGAGGTCGACGCCATCGACGGCGGGCCATGCGCCCGCGAGATCGTGAAACACCGTTCTCAACCCACGAACAACGAGCAGCGGCGACACCATCAGCCCCTCACGTTGAAGCTGCGGCGCAGGCGCTCGCCGACGAGATTGAGCGACATGATCAGCAGGACGAGGGCAATGCCGGGGAAGGCGGCGATCCAGTATTCGCCGGAGAGCAGGAATTCAAAGCCGTTGGCGATCAGAAGGCCGAGCGATGGCTGCGTCACCGGAACGCCAACCCCGAGGAAGGAGAGGGTGGCTTCCAGGGTGATTGCGCCGGCGATGCTGATCGTCGAGACGACGAGCACCGAGCCGATGGAGTTCGGCAGCAAATGCGCCAACATGATGTGGCGCGTCGGCAGCCCGAAATTGACCGCGGCCTCGATGTACTCCTTGCGCCGCTCGACGAGCGCCGCCGCGCGCATCAGGCGAGCATACTGGGCCCATTGCACCAGGATGATCGCAACGATCACCTTGTCGACGCCGCGCCCGATGGAGGCGAGCAGCACGAGGGCGATCAGGATCGACGGGAAGCCCAACATGAAGTCGACGACGCGCATAATCGCCGCATCGATGGCTCCGCCGAACTGGGCCGCGACCAGCCCCGCGAGAATGCCGATGGCGAGCGCGCCCGCCGTCGATGTCAGGCCGACAAGCAGGCTGGTTCGCAGCCCGTACAGGATGGCGCTGAGCATGTCGCGCCCCTGCGCGTCGGTGCCGAGCCAGTAGATGACGCCGGTCATCCCTTGAGAGCCGGGCTCAAGGCGATTGTCCATCACGCTCAGCGACGCGAGGTCATGCGGGTTCTGCGGAGCGATGAAGGGGGCAAGAAGCGCGAGAAGCAGGAGAATTCCCAACAGGATGACGGCGCCGCGTGTGGTGGGGCGGCTCCCGATCCGGCGCAGGACTTGTTTGCGCAGCGTCGTGTCGGCCCTAGCCGTCATGTCCGTCGCAAGGGGGTTCGACAGGGTCATGCGATGTCTCCGGTCAGCTTCACGCGTGGATCGAGCGCTGCGTAGAGAATGTCGACCAGGAAGTTCACGGCGACGAAGAGAAGGGTGGCGAGCATGACGTAGGCAACGACGACAGGGCGGTCGAGGTTATAGATGCTGTCGATGAGAAGCTTGCCCATGCCCGGCCAAGCGAACACGGTCTCGGTGATCGTCGAGAAGGCAACGAGACTGCCGAACTCCATGCCAGCAACCGTCACGACAGGGATCAGGATGTTGCGCAGCACATGGCGCCCGACAATGCGCTTGCGCCGCACGCCCTTGGCGCGGGCATATTTGACGTAGTCCTGCGTCATTGCCTCAGTCGTTCCCGCCGCGACAAGGCGGATCATCAAGGCCATGTTCGGAATGGCGAGGTTGAGAGCGGGCAGGACGAGATGCCTCAAGCCGTCGAGCGTCAGCAGGCTTGTGGGAATCCCGAGTACCGAAACCGTCTCGCCGCGCCCCGCAGTCGGCAGCCAGCCGAGCAAAACGCTGAAGAGCAGGATAAGCATCATCCCCTTCCAGAAACTCGGAAGCGAGAAGCCGAGGATCGTTCCGGCCATAATCGCGCGGCTCGGACGGCTCTCGGGGTTGAGGCCGGCGAGGAGACCGAGCGGAATGCCGACGACCGCCGCAAGGCTCATGGCCAGAAGAACAAGCTCGAACGTGGCCGGCAAGCGCGCCAGGATCAGATCGACGGCCGGAACGCCGTGGACGAAGGAGCGTCCGAGATCGCCTTTCAGGGCATTGCCCAGGAAGGCGAAGTATTGCTGCCAGACGGGCAGATCGAGCCCGAGGCGCCGGATCATCGCCGCGCGTTCCGCGGCGCTGACCTGCGGAGGAACCAAGAGTTCAATTGGGTCTCCAATGCCATAGACGGCAAGGAAGACCACGACCGAGACCGCGAGCAGAACCAGGACGCTCTGGATCAGACGCTGCAGGATGTAGGCCGTCATGTCAGGCGTTCCGGTCCGCTCGTGGTCTCAGGCTTTGCTTACTTCGTGGGCTTGACCTGCATGGCCATCGTGAACTGGTCCGCGCGGCCGGTATAGGTCAGGTTCGCCTTATAGGCCCAGATGGAGCTCTCGAAATGCAGCGGAATGAACGCGCCGCCCTCAAGTGCCTTCGTTCCGGCCTGCTGGAGCAACTCGGAGCGCTTGGCGTCGTCGAGGGTGACGATGGCTGCGCGGAGCAGCTTGTCGAACTCGGGATCGCTGTAGCCGCCGTAGTTCGAGCCGCCCATGGTCTTCGCCTCGTCCGGGGTCACTGGCCACTGACGCAGGAAGGACGAGGCCTCACCACTCGTGGAACCCCATCCGCCGAGCGCCACGCTGAACTCCTTCTTGGCGCGGCGCGGGAAGTAGAGGGCGCGCGCCATCGCGTCCACCTCAGAGCGAATGCCGACCTGGGTCAGGTACTGTGCAACGGCCTGGGTGATTTGGCTGTCGTTGATGTAACGGTCGTTGGTCGTCGAGAGCGTGACCTGGAAGCCGTTGGGATAGCCGGCCTCGGCCAGGAGCTTTTTCGCCGCCGCCGGATCATAGGCAAGCTTGGGCGGATTGGCTAACGCACCGAACATGCCATTGGGCAGGAACTGGTAGGCCGGCTCGGCCGCGCCGTCCATGATGCGCTTGATAATGGCGTCACGGTCGACGGCAAGCGAGATCGCCTTGCGCACGCGCGGATCCTTCAGCGGGTTCTTGCCGTTCTCGGCCTTCACGAACGGGCTCGGCTCGCGCTCCACGTCGAGTTGGAAGTAGATCACGCGCGTTGAGGGAGTGATCACGTGGCCGAAGCGCTTGTCGTCCTTGATGCGCGACACATCGCGCGCGGCCGGATTTTCGATCACGTCGTAATCGCCGGCAAGCAGGCCCGCCAAGCGCGGGCCGGCATTGGGAACCGGCACAAAGTTCACGCTGGCCCAGGGTTCTGCCGGGCCCCAGTACTTTTCGTTGCGCTCGAGCTCGATGCCCGTGCCTTTCACATAGCTCTTGAACTTGTAAGGGCCCGTGCCGATAGCGAGCTTGCCGTCGTTGAAGTCGCCGACGACCGGCCATGGTCCAGTAACGCCGCAGTTCTTAGCCGGGTCGAAAGACAGCTTGTCATGCGGAACGATGGATGAACTCAGGATGGCGAGGCCCGAAAGGAAGTTCGGCAGCAGGGGATCCGGCGCCTTCGTGGTGATGACGATGGTCTGCGGATCGGGCGCCTCGACAGCCGTGAAGTTGCCCGTGATGTCGGCAAAGGAGCCTGCAATCGCAGTCTCGTTCTTCAGGGTGCGGCAGAAGCTGAAGATCACGTCGTCTGCGGTGAAAGGCTGGCCGTTGGAGAAGGTCACGCCTTGGCGGAGCTTGAAGGTCCAACGATTCTTGCCGTCGTTCTCCCAGGAGGTGGCAAGGCTGGGCATGACCTTCTGCTTTTCGTCCTGCTTGGTCAGGCCGTCGAAGATATGCGCCGCCAAGGCGTTGTTGGGCGTCAGATCGTGATAATGTGGGTCGATGGCGGTCGGCTCAGAGCTGAGCGCGATCTTGAGCGACTGAGCCCATGCGGGAGCGCTGAGCAGGCAGGTGCCAACCATGAAGGCGAATAGGGCAGGATGACGCATCGTAAAGTTCTCCGATTCCTCTGGAACTGTCTTTTGACAGATTTATTTTCGCAGATTAGAGATCATGAAAATTTTATGACGTCAACCAGCCCGGAGCATCCATGTCGCACGTCCTGAAGCCGACGACGGACCTGGCCCATCGCATTGGGCTGGTTTATCCCTCGTTGAGTGGGGCTCATCGGCGCGCCGCGGACTTCGTGCTGCACAACCCACTCGAGACGGCAACGATGACGATCGAGGGCCTCGCCGAACGCAGCGGCACCTCCACCGCGACGGTCACCCGGTTCGTTCGCGTTCTCGGTTTTGCCGGTTACAGCGAGTTCCGGGCGGCGCTGTCTGAGGCACTCCGGCTTGCCATGGCTCCCGTCGACAGCCTTGCCGATGCCCACAGCACGAAAAGCACCGCCTTCTCCACGTTTGTCACGGCTATCAAGGATCAGGCTGCCAATTTAAATGAGACCCTTGCCGCGATCGATGAGAAGACCTTCTCCCGGGCGATGGAAGCGTTGTTGCGCGCCCGCCGGATCTTCATCATCGGATCCGGAGCGAGCCACCATGTGGCGGCTCATCTCGATGAAGGGTTGACGCTCTATCTAGATGCGAACGTGATCTTCACATCCTCGCGCGGCGGGCCTGAGAAAGCGATCCGGCATATCATGAACGTGGGGCCGGACGATCTTGTGCTGGCCATCTCACTTCCCCGCTATTCCCGTGGCACCGTCGATCTGGCGAAACTCGCCAAGGACCGTGGAGCGACGGTACTGGCGTTGACGGACGCGCCGAGTTCGCCGCTCGTGCCCATCGCCGACATGACCTTCTTCGCCCCGGCAAGAAACCGGCTGCTGCCAAATTCACCCACGGCAACCTTCGCGCTCGCCGATGCCATCGTTGCTGCCATTGCTCGAGAGCGGCCCGATGCCGTCGCGGCTTTGAAGGAACTCAGCGAAAGTCTTCTGTGGACGTTTTATCAGTGAATGAGGCCACTTCGGTTTGGTACCGTTCGCTTGCCCAGAACGTCAGGAAATGGCAGTGCGCCCCAAAGGCGCGGATCACCAGTGGAGGAAGATTCCACCCAGAGAGTTGTCGATTGATCTGGTCGCTGACGAGCGGTTCGGCCGGGCAACCGGACGGGCCGGAGCCTCGTGACAAAGGTCGCTGTAAGGCGGCTGAGCAATCCGATGGGCCGTAACGTGAGTGAAGCCTGAGCAGGCTATGAGCGTGACAATGCGGATGCCGACCCTCCTGCCATTTGGGGAAGGCCGTGCGAGCGGGGAAGCAATCGACACGCGCACCCGCTCGATCCGCCGGGGTCGTGGGCACGGCACATCGGAAGGGTGATGCGGGTCATCGGGGGAGACCCGTTCTGCGCGAGGGTAGCGGCCTCAACGGTGTTGTAAGACGCCGGCCAGGGCGGGGTCGGACAGGGTCATACGAGCGCTGAGGCAGGGTAACGCCGACGGAGCAAGGGAAAGGTCGATGGTATCTGGGCGCGAGCCCGTGCAAGAAGAGCGTGCAACGGCTCAAGACGAAGGTCGCCAACCTGCTGACGCCCGGCCACAACGAACCATGGTGGGACGTGCGCGACAGGCTGAACAGGTCCCTGCGCGGCTGGTCGAACTACTTCTCCTATGGGACATGTCGGCCGGCTTTCCGCGGGATGGACCAGTACGTCACCGAGCGCGTGCGCGCTTTCCTCGCCAGACGGCATAAGGTGCAGTTGGTTCGGGATTATGTCGGCCGGGGGAGAAGCCTCGAGAGCGTGTCCATAGACCAGTTGCGCGGGGAATGGGTCGCCTTCATGCGAGCTTGGGTCACTGACCCTCACGAATTCCGCAATCCTAAAAGGGCGGATATCGAGTCCGAGTTCACTCTCTAGAGCTTGGAGCTACCCAATGAGATGGTTGTGGCCGAGTTCGAGGCCGGAACCGTGCGTTTGGAAACAGTTCTTGTTCCAGCCCCAGATCGTCCAGGCGGTGCAATGAGGAAGGGAGGTGCCGCCTCCCTTCCTCTTGGGTATTCCCAAAAAATCCTCTCAATTGGGCTCACGGCCGAACAGCGGTGACTTCGATCTCCACCAGAAACCCTGGGTTAGCCAGTCCGGCAACCTGGAACACCGAGCGTGTCGGCAAATTGGGCTGCTCCTTAGTGCCGAAGAACTGGGTGTAGCCCTGCATGAACCCGGCAAAATCCATCTTTCCGCCCTTGTCTGGGTCACCAACGAGGAAGACCTGCATCTTAACCACGTCGCCCATCGTCAGGCCGATCCCGCTCAGCGTCTTCTCGATCGATCTCAGGACGGTTTCAGTCTGGGTTTTTGTATCACCATAGGCTGCAATGGTGTTCTTCTCGGCGCTCTGGCTGGTTATCGGTGGGACAGCACCACTGACATAGACCGTTGTCTTGCCAGCCGGGATCTCGACCGCCTGCGCAATAGGAAAGTCAGAGTTCGGGATCTTGTGCCGGGTCACGTCCTGAGCAAAGGCAGGTGCGGCCAGTGCAAGCAGCGTGGCAAGCGCAGACACTCCAAGAAGCCGATGCATCGTAGATATCTCCAGTAGGTGGGTGGAATGGGTCTGAATGTTAATTATCGCGACTGGGCAACTTCCTGCGCCGTCACCTTTTCCTCATATGAGTTCCCAAAGTGAGTCCGCAGGTAATTGACGACCTCGGCGACCTGCTCGTCGGTCATCATCTTGCCCACCGGCGGCATGCCCTTCAGGCCATGGAGCACGACCGTGATCGGATAACCGGCCGCCTCGAGCTTCGGGTTGTTGGCAAGAGCAGGATAGATCCCCGCCCCAGCGGCACCCTTGCCGCCTGGCATATGACACGCTGCGCAAACGTTGTTAAACAAAGCCTCACCCGACTTATGAGCAAAGACGCGCGTTGGGCTCAACCTAGGCTCGGCGGAGGGATTGGCAGCGTCCTGTGCGCTCGCGCTTGAGATGCAGGACATAAAAACGGCCGCCAGCACCAATGCCCAGGCGCCCATCGCTCGCTTTTGGAATTTGAAACTCATGACATCCTTCAAACGGACGGAGGTAGGATCGTGTTGAAGCGGGATCAGCTTGCCAGGACGCGCTTGTGAAGCCGCGAGATAGCATCAAGGCCCGACAGGATCGCGCCTTCCATCCAGGCAGGAATGTAGGAGGCGTGCTCGCCGGCCAGTACGATGCGGCCGTCGATTTGGCACAGGTTGTCGTAGTGCTCCTTCCTCGCATCCTCGGTCCAGTCACCAGCGCAGCCGAGAGTAAACGGCACCCGATGCCATGCGACTGAAATGCCAGTCTCGAACTCTTGCCGGTACTGCGGGTGGATCTGAGCGCCGAACTCGACAGCTCGCTTCACGCGCTCGGCAGGGTCCATGGAGGTGAACTCGTACGAGTTTGCGCCATTCCAGGTGTAAGCACCCAGCAACACGCCCTTGCCGCCTTGGTTATACCCGGTGCTGGGATACGAGATCTGGGAAATCGGCAGATCGGTGTAGCTGATGCCACCATAGATCCTTTCATCCTCTTCCCAGAACCGGCGCTTGAATTGCAGGCCGACCTTCACCGATGATGCATAGGGCACAGCGCTGATCGCAGCCTGCATCGGTGCGCCGACATTCAGCTCGATTTGGCTCAAGATCGTGAGCGGAATCGTGCACACACACCAGTCGGCGGTTGCCTGGACGGTAGGTCCGGGATTCGTCGTGTCTTCGTATGTGATGGTGACGCCCTTCTCACCCTGCTGAATGGCTTTTACCTTCGCATTGTATCGGATGATGTCGCTGAGCTGCTTTGCGAACGCTTTGCCGATCATGTCCATGCCGCCAACCGGCTGGAACATGGTCGTCTGGAATTCGTAGAGCGAAAAGTTCGCGAGCGACCGCCATAGACGCGAATTCAGCACATCGGTGAACTTGATCGGCTCGCTGTCGATCGGGCGTGCCGTCAATCCGCCACCCGGATCCTGCTTGAAGCCGCGGTACTCCGAGGTCAGGTGCCCCGCCTTATAGGTATAATCCTTATCGAGTGCGCCCCATGACTTGAGCGCCTGCAGCAGGATCTCCTGATCCTCCTTCGACACAGCACCCTCGAGCTTGCCCTGCTGAGTGACCTTCGCCAACAGCTCCGAGACACCTCCCGTAAAATCAGTCTTGATGTCTTTGATGCGCTGCGGCTTGCCGCCGAAGGCCTTGGCTGAATGCAAGTAGGCGTTGTGATTGAGCTGTTGGAATGGCTCCAGCTGCACACCCAGGCGTCTGCAATAGTCGAGAACCGCGTGGTGATGATAGGGAATCCGCCACGGGCCCGGATTGATATACATCCCGGAGTCGAATTCGCATTTTTGGGTCGCTCCGCCGAGCTCGGTGTAAGTATCCCCGCCGCGGAGAGACCAATTTCGGCCGCCCGGCCGCTGGTTGAATTCGAGGATCTGGACTTTGTACCCTGCCTGGCGCAACTCCAGTGCCGCGGTCATACCTGCAAGCCCGGCGCCGAGCACGAGGACAGAAGCCCCTTTGGCATCGCCATCAAGCTTGATCGGCCCCGTGTACCCGGACTCCGCCGCAAAACCTAGGCTCGTCATCGCCTGATACATGGCCGCGCTACCGGCGGTCATGCCGATCATGGCAAGCAGACTGCGACGACTGACGCCCTGTGATCCAGACTCGTTTTGCATATTATTCCCTCGTGCGAATGGACCTGCCAGACAGTTCCCATTGCTGTCGGCAGCGCTAATAGACCCCGATTTGGCACCTATCCGATAGGGGTAGTGGCGCTTGGAATTTGCTCTTGGTGCCAAAATGGAGGGCACGATGGGTGGCCCTTAATCACCCAGCGCCGACCCCCCGAAACAAGCCCGGTGGGCCCATTGCGTGTCATCTGATCATTTGCCGGCGACCTTCGACAGCGTGTCGAAGATCATCTGCGTGCCTTCGTCGAGGGACTTGATGGAAATCCTCTCGTCGTTTCCGTGCATCCGCTCGAGCGTATTGTTGTCCAACGGATACGGATAAATGCCGTAGACCGGCACGCCACGCTGACGCCAAGCCGAGGCATCGGTTCCCGCTTCGAACAATGCCGAGACCACCTCCGCCTGAGGCCAGAGTTTCTTGCTGCTCTCGGCGAGAGCCTTGTAGAGGTCGGTCTCTGTGGAAGAGGCAGTGGCTTTCGTCGCCTTGTCGTAATAGTCGCGGGCCTCTGCTTCGGACATCGTGGTTGCCAAGGACACTTTCACCGAAGGATCGCCGATGGCGGCCTCAACCTGCTTGAGCACATCCCATGGGACGGAACCCGGGACAAGACGAACGTTAATGTAAGCCTCCGCGGCTCCGGGGATGACGTTTTCCTTCACGCCTGCCTTGACGATCGTCGTCGCGACCGTGTTGCGCATCAGGGCATGCCAAAGGAGGGGATAATCGCCTTGCTCCGATACCCTCTTGCCCGCCTCTCGTAGCACTGCCGGATCCTCGCTCTTGGCAAGGGTCGCCAGGTCCGCTGCCAGCGGTCCCTCAGTGCTCTTGGACAGGGCGTCAAAATAAGCCCGGGTTTGCTGCGTCAGGGTCGGGTCGGTATCCCAGACCGAGACCTTGGCGAGCGCACGGGTCAGGTGGCCAATCGCGCTGTCGGGCATCGGACGTGAGGAATGGGTGGGAGTGCCTAAGACCTGCAGCTTCAGGCCCGCATAGATCTTGTCGCGGGTGGTAATGTTCACCTGGCGGGTGACGCCGGCTTTATCTTGGAAAATCCAGCCGCCTTCGTTCAAGGCGAATTCTGCGTCGATCTTGTCCCAGTGATTTTTGGCAAGCCATCCCGTGCCGTATTCCCCTGCTTCCTCGTCGGCTTCGGCCAAGAAAATCACGTCGCGGGCGAGGGGAATCTTGCTTTCCGCAAGCATAAGCACGGCTCGGGCAAAAACGGCTTGGCCGCCTTTGAAATCCATGGCGCCGCGGCCGAGGACGAAACCATCTTTGACAACACCGGCGAACGGATCCACCGTCCAAGTCGACCGCTCGACGGGAACAACATCGGAGTGTCCAGCGAGAAGCACAGGTCGCTTACTTCCGTCTCCTTTCAAGCGAGCGATGAGATGAGCACGTCCTTCATCGGGCGTTCGAATGATTTCGTTTGGGATTCCGGCGGCGTCGAAGATCTTTTTCAGATACTCGGCCTGATGTTCGCCCGGGAGGATTGCTGGTATCGAAACGCAAAAGGTCCTGCAAGAGGGCCGCAGTTTTACTGTTGCTTGCGTCGGCAGGTGCCGACATTGCGGACATGTTCCCGGCGACAAGTACAAGCGCAGCTAACGAAGAGACGGATTTCCACTTCACGACAGATCTTCCTTCCTAGAAATTGGCAAAGAATGGCAATCGCGCTCGCGCGCAGCTTCGCCGGGTCACTCAGAAGACGATTGCTTGATACTGGAGGTCCCGCAGAGACAATGCCCCTCTCATACGGACTGCACGGAGAATCTGATGTGCAGCTACGGCGCAAACACCATACAAAATTATACTTTAGAGGCGAGCTAGTCATTTTGACAGATTGATGACGACTACCAGCGCCTTAAATACGTCCTTCCGAGTACGATCGATCACAAAACAAAAAGAAATCCATAACTGAATTTTATACCTTCGTGGTCTGTCACAACGATAGATGCGCCCTAGCCAGCTCTGGCGCACCTCGTGGCTGTCCAGCGCCTCCCGAACCCCATCGACCTCCTCAGCATCGATCATGGCGCCCGTGTTTCGCTTCCGGGCGAGTTGATCCACGAAATAAGCCCGGACGGCGAAGTCATGACTGGTCTCCAGAGCGGTCCAGGCTTCACGCCGGGTTAGAAAGCCGGCCGGCCGCCACAATCCTCCGGCGGGCAGGCCTCCTGCCATAACCCAAACGGGAGATGAGAAATCTCCCAAGAGCGGCATAATTCCCAGTCAGACGATGTCATGCTGCCGCGCAGCCAATGAACCCGCCGCGCCGTCGAACGGCAAAGGTGGGTCTACAGGGGGCAATCCAGGAGGAATGCCATGGCGCTCATAAGGGGATCCAATCGTTCGGACACGCTCACTGGCAAGAACGGAAGGGATGCCATCTTCGGCAGGTCCGGCAACGATACCATGAACGGCAAGGGCGGCCGTGACCTCCTCGACGCAGGAAACGGCAACGACACCGTCACGGGCGGCATCGGCAACGACACGATCCTCGGCGGCAGCGGCACGGACACAGCGGTGTTCGGCGGCTCGGCGGACTCCACCACCTTCCGGCTGCTCCCCGGCGGTTTCCTCCAGGTCCGCGGCATCGAAGGCGCCGACATCCTCAAGAGCGTCGAGTACCTGAAGATCGGGGGCAAGACATATAGCACCAAGGGGCCGATTGCCCGCACGGACGAGGCCGCCCTCGGCGAGAACCAGCCCATCGACATCAACGTCCTGGCCAACGACCAGTCTCTCTCGAAGGGAGCGCTCAGGATCCAGAAGCTCGGCGGCGGGAA from the Microvirga ossetica genome contains:
- a CDS encoding ABC transporter permease, which gives rise to MTAYILQRLIQSVLVLLAVSVVVFLAVYGIGDPIELLVPPQVSAAERAAMIRRLGLDLPVWQQYFAFLGNALKGDLGRSFVHGVPAVDLILARLPATFELVLLAMSLAAVVGIPLGLLAGLNPESRPSRAIMAGTILGFSLPSFWKGMMLILLFSVLLGWLPTAGRGETVSVLGIPTSLLTLDGLRHLVLPALNLAIPNMALMIRLVAAGTTEAMTQDYVKYARAKGVRRKRIVGRHVLRNILIPVVTVAGMEFGSLVAFSTITETVFAWPGMGKLLIDSIYNLDRPVVVAYVMLATLLFVAVNFLVDILYAALDPRVKLTGDIA
- a CDS encoding c-type cytochrome; the protein is MPGGKGAAGAGIYPALANNPKLEAAGYPITVVLHGLKGMPPVGKMMTDEQVAEVVNYLRTHFGNSYEEKVTAQEVAQSR
- a CDS encoding RidA family protein translates to MHRLLGVSALATLLALAAPAFAQDVTRHKIPNSDFPIAQAVEIPAGKTTVYVSGAVPPITSQSAEKNTIAAYGDTKTQTETVLRSIEKTLSGIGLTMGDVVKMQVFLVGDPDKGGKMDFAGFMQGYTQFFGTKEQPNLPTRSVFQVAGLANPGFLVEIEVTAVRP
- a CDS encoding ABC transporter permease; translation: MTLSNPLATDMTARADTTLRKQVLRRIGSRPTTRGAVILLGILLLLALLAPFIAPQNPHDLASLSVMDNRLEPGSQGMTGVIYWLGTDAQGRDMLSAILYGLRTSLLVGLTSTAGALAIGILAGLVAAQFGGAIDAAIMRVVDFMLGFPSILIALVLLASIGRGVDKVIVAIILVQWAQYARLMRAAALVERRKEYIEAAVNFGLPTRHIMLAHLLPNSIGSVLVVSTISIAGAITLEATLSFLGVGVPVTQPSLGLLIANGFEFLLSGEYWIAAFPGIALVLLIMSLNLVGERLRRSFNVRG
- a CDS encoding flavin monoamine oxidase family protein; translation: MQNESGSQGVSRRSLLAMIGMTAGSAAMYQAMTSLGFAAESGYTGPIKLDGDAKGASVLVLGAGLAGMTAALELRQAGYKVQILEFNQRPGGRNWSLRGGDTYTELGGATQKCEFDSGMYINPGPWRIPYHHHAVLDYCRRLGVQLEPFQQLNHNAYLHSAKAFGGKPQRIKDIKTDFTGGVSELLAKVTQQGKLEGAVSKEDQEILLQALKSWGALDKDYTYKAGHLTSEYRGFKQDPGGGLTARPIDSEPIKFTDVLNSRLWRSLANFSLYEFQTTMFQPVGGMDMIGKAFAKQLSDIIRYNAKVKAIQQGEKGVTITYEDTTNPGPTVQATADWCVCTIPLTILSQIELNVGAPMQAAISAVPYASSVKVGLQFKRRFWEEDERIYGGISYTDLPISQISYPSTGYNQGGKGVLLGAYTWNGANSYEFTSMDPAERVKRAVEFGAQIHPQYRQEFETGISVAWHRVPFTLGCAGDWTEDARKEHYDNLCQIDGRIVLAGEHASYIPAWMEGAILSGLDAISRLHKRVLAS
- a CDS encoding ABC transporter substrate-binding protein, with translation MRHPALFAFMVGTCLLSAPAWAQSLKIALSSEPTAIDPHYHDLTPNNALAAHIFDGLTKQDEKQKVMPSLATSWENDGKNRWTFKLRQGVTFSNGQPFTADDVIFSFCRTLKNETAIAGSFADITGNFTAVEAPDPQTIVITTKAPDPLLPNFLSGLAILSSSIVPHDKLSFDPAKNCGVTGPWPVVGDFNDGKLAIGTGPYKFKSYVKGTGIELERNEKYWGPAEPWASVNFVPVPNAGPRLAGLLAGDYDVIENPAARDVSRIKDDKRFGHVITPSTRVIYFQLDVEREPSPFVKAENGKNPLKDPRVRKAISLAVDRDAIIKRIMDGAAEPAYQFLPNGMFGALANPPKLAYDPAAAKKLLAEAGYPNGFQVTLSTTNDRYINDSQITQAVAQYLTQVGIRSEVDAMARALYFPRRAKKEFSVALGGWGSTSGEASSFLRQWPVTPDEAKTMGGSNYGGYSDPEFDKLLRAAIVTLDDAKRSELLQQAGTKALEGGAFIPLHFESSIWAYKANLTYTGRADQFTMAMQVKPTK
- a CDS encoding group II intron maturase-specific domain-containing protein; protein product: MQRLKTKVANLLTPGHNEPWWDVRDRLNRSLRGWSNYFSYGTCRPAFRGMDQYVTERVRAFLARRHKVQLVRDYVGRGRSLESVSIDQLRGEWVAFMRAWVTDPHEFRNPKRADIESEFTL
- a CDS encoding M20/M25/M40 family metallo-hydrolase, encoding MSPGTCPQCRHLPTQATVKLRPSCRTFCVSIPAILPGEHQAEYLKKIFDAAGIPNEIIRTPDEGRAHLIARLKGDGSKRPVLLAGHSDVVPVERSTWTVDPFAGVVKDGFVLGRGAMDFKGGQAVFARAVLMLAESKIPLARDVIFLAEADEEAGEYGTGWLAKNHWDKIDAEFALNEGGWIFQDKAGVTRQVNITTRDKIYAGLKLQVLGTPTHSSRPMPDSAIGHLTRALAKVSVWDTDPTLTQQTRAYFDALSKSTEGPLAADLATLAKSEDPAVLREAGKRVSEQGDYPLLWHALMRNTVATTIVKAGVKENVIPGAAEAYINVRLVPGSVPWDVLKQVEAAIGDPSVKVSLATTMSEAEARDYYDKATKATASSTETDLYKALAESSKKLWPQAEVVSALFEAGTDASAWRQRGVPVYGIYPYPLDNNTLERMHGNDERISIKSLDEGTQMIFDTLSKVAGK
- a CDS encoding ABC transporter ATP-binding protein, with product MVSPLLVVRGLRTVFHDLAGAWPAVDGVDLVVHPGEIVGLVGESGSGKSVTGFSLVQLIDAPGEIVSGDVLFKGEDLRRAPEERLRALRGDRIAMIFQDPLMTLNPVLTIGEQMGEAILEHRPCSRQEAMAEASRALSRVGISSPEARLKQYPHEFSGGMRQRVAIATALLNKPDLIIADEPTTALDVTIQSQILFEVQKLSSETGTAVLWITHDLAVVAELADRVAVMYAGRIVETGTVDDVLDRPRHPYTLGLLGSSATTVAPGERLKQINGAAPSIDARPSGCPFRPRCERALPLCAEIDPLPQVTRTGQSYRCHNPVPEGHAL
- a CDS encoding MurR/RpiR family transcriptional regulator, giving the protein MSHVLKPTTDLAHRIGLVYPSLSGAHRRAADFVLHNPLETATMTIEGLAERSGTSTATVTRFVRVLGFAGYSEFRAALSEALRLAMAPVDSLADAHSTKSTAFSTFVTAIKDQAANLNETLAAIDEKTFSRAMEALLRARRIFIIGSGASHHVAAHLDEGLTLYLDANVIFTSSRGGPEKAIRHIMNVGPDDLVLAISLPRYSRGTVDLAKLAKDRGATVLALTDAPSSPLVPIADMTFFAPARNRLLPNSPTATFALADAIVAAIARERPDAVAALKELSESLLWTFYQ